A portion of the Lolium rigidum isolate FL_2022 chromosome 1, APGP_CSIRO_Lrig_0.1, whole genome shotgun sequence genome contains these proteins:
- the LOC124665314 gene encoding uncharacterized protein LOC124665314, whose amino-acid sequence MARSFARSISFPLSPSRSSKPSAPPSCHARSVSLPCRSHPILAHLHTHIRAVRACAQQGPASASSSVAAGLAHVEALHAALGDLLDLPEAQAALSGAGAASDRMLDAFLRLADAHGCFQESVVALKQDVAEALAAVRRRDGARLASAVRAQRRAGKELARLAVAARECAVRPSRLSFMGGAAEAEVSGLLMEAAAATASASAALFGTVAAMSASVASVAAESCSCKRTAALVCLVKTKKKSRSGDQVVEEEETMGAVAEKLEDLEECIEELEAGSEKVFRSLVQTRVALLNIHTLHIF is encoded by the coding sequence ATGGCGCGCAGTTTCGCGCGATCCATCTCCTTCCCGCTCAGCCCgtcgaggtcgtccaagccgagcgCGCCGCCGTCGTGCCACGCGCGGTCCGTGAGCCTGCCGTGCCGCTCGCACCCGATCCTCGCGCACCTCCACACCCACATCCGCGCGGTGCGCGCGTGCGCGCAGCAGGGCCCGGCGTCGGCGTCCTCCTCGGTCGCCGCAGGGCTGGCGCACGTGGAAGCCCTCCACGCCGCGCTCGGCGACCTGCTCGACCTCCCGGAGGCCCAGGCCGCGCTCtcgggcgccggcgccgccagcgACCGCATGCTCGACGCCTTCCTCCGCCTCGCTGACGCGCACGGCTGCTTCCAGGAGTCCGTGGTCGCGCTCAAGCAGGACGTGGCCGAGGCGCTGGCCGCCGTGCGGCGCCGCGACGGGGCAAGGCTGGCCTCGGCCGTGCGCGCGCAGCGCCGGGCGGGCAAGGAGCTCGCGCGGCTCGCAGTTGCCGCCAGGGAGTGTGCGGTGCGGCCGTCGCGGCTCAGCTTCATGGGCGGCGCAGCGGAGGCAGAAGTGTCCGGGCTGCTGATGGAGGCTGCCGCAGccacggcgtcggcgtcggccgcGCTGTTCGGGACCGTGGCTGCCATGTCCGCGTCGGTGGCTTCCGTGGCGGCCGAGTCGTGCTCGTGCAAGCGGACGGCGGCGCTGGTGTGCCTGGTGAAGACTAAGAAGAAGTCGAGATCGGGGGatcaggtggtggaggaggaggagacgatgGGTGCGGTGGCGGAGAAGCTGGAGGATCTTGAGGAGTGCATCGAGGAGCTCGAGGCCGGCAGCGAGAAGGTGTTCCGCAGCCTGGTGCAGACCAGGGTCGCGCTCCTCAACATCCACACCCTCCACATCTTCTAG